The following proteins come from a genomic window of Gottfriedia acidiceleris:
- the mutL gene encoding DNA mismatch repair endonuclease MutL, with protein MSKIQKLDEILANQIAAGEVVERPASVVKELLENAIDAISTRITVEINDGGLSRIFVSDNGEGMTKEDSILAFERHATSKIKDENDLFRIRTLGFRGEALPSIASVSYVTVKTSTEDGPGIETILKGGVLQSQKEIAKSKGTSIEVSNLFFNTPARLKYMRTVQTELSNVTDVVYRLALANPQIAFDLKHNDKLMFRSNGNGDARQILASLYGLQIAKNMVHFKGESLDFQIEGYLSMPEYTRATRNYLSLYVNGRYVKHYGVNKSISEGYHTLLPIGRFPIVSLFIKMDPQLVDVNVHPTKQEVRFSKEDQLFTLITESIKKVFRGRSLIPEIKSSVPKEKLFSEQSTFSFEHSSIKEDVEKKLPFSLQDRFTTNSNYFNETNETIKDEHSTEYDSFTQIDSSTPTDYESLYFEKQESKKDVGFSTFVNDDDQSNIEETVIVNEEVYDEQNIDQLPPLYPIGQMHGTYIIAQNEKGLYLIDQHAAQERIYYEYFKEKIGEVASELQTLLIPITFDVSPEQAILLDQYHDELQEVGLFIEKFGSNSYVIREHPNWFPEGQEDTLIDEMIQELLKRGTINIKKLREEKAIMMSCKASIKANQYITNDEIFNLLESLRKSSNPFTCPHGRPIVIHFSSYELEKMFKRVM; from the coding sequence ATGTCAAAAATACAGAAGTTAGATGAGATTTTAGCCAATCAAATAGCGGCAGGTGAAGTTGTAGAACGTCCTGCATCAGTTGTAAAGGAATTACTTGAGAATGCAATTGATGCAATTAGTACACGTATTACAGTCGAAATTAACGACGGTGGACTCTCACGAATTTTTGTAAGTGATAATGGTGAAGGGATGACAAAAGAAGATAGTATCCTAGCATTTGAGCGCCATGCAACTAGTAAAATAAAAGATGAAAATGACTTGTTTCGAATACGTACATTAGGCTTCCGGGGTGAAGCATTACCGAGTATTGCATCTGTTAGTTATGTTACAGTAAAAACATCAACCGAAGACGGACCTGGAATTGAAACAATTTTAAAAGGTGGCGTATTGCAATCTCAAAAAGAAATTGCTAAATCAAAAGGGACAAGCATTGAAGTTTCAAATTTATTTTTTAATACACCAGCTAGATTAAAATATATGAGAACGGTTCAAACAGAATTAAGTAATGTGACAGACGTTGTGTATCGATTGGCATTAGCAAATCCACAAATCGCTTTTGATTTGAAACATAATGATAAATTAATGTTCCGTAGTAATGGAAATGGCGACGCAAGACAAATTCTTGCATCATTATACGGACTACAAATTGCAAAAAACATGGTTCATTTTAAAGGCGAGTCATTAGACTTTCAAATTGAAGGCTATTTATCCATGCCAGAATATACACGAGCAACTAGAAACTATCTATCACTTTATGTAAATGGAAGATATGTAAAACACTATGGTGTAAACAAATCAATTAGCGAAGGCTATCATACTTTGCTCCCAATTGGCCGTTTTCCAATCGTTTCGTTATTTATTAAAATGGACCCTCAATTAGTCGATGTAAATGTTCATCCAACAAAACAAGAAGTTCGTTTTAGTAAAGAGGATCAATTATTTACATTAATTACTGAAAGTATAAAAAAAGTTTTTAGAGGTCGTTCCCTAATTCCAGAAATAAAGTCATCAGTTCCAAAGGAAAAACTATTTAGTGAACAATCTACATTTTCGTTTGAACATTCTTCGATAAAAGAAGACGTAGAAAAGAAATTACCATTCTCTCTTCAAGATCGTTTTACTACTAATTCGAATTATTTCAATGAGACTAATGAAACAATAAAGGATGAACATTCAACTGAATACGATTCCTTTACTCAAATTGATTCATCAACTCCAACCGATTATGAAAGTCTTTATTTTGAAAAACAAGAATCCAAAAAAGACGTAGGATTTTCAACTTTTGTAAATGATGACGACCAATCAAATATAGAAGAAACAGTCATTGTGAACGAAGAAGTATATGATGAGCAAAATATAGACCAACTACCTCCTTTATATCCAATCGGGCAAATGCACGGAACATATATTATTGCTCAAAATGAAAAAGGATTATATTTAATTGATCAACATGCCGCACAGGAACGTATTTACTATGAATATTTTAAGGAAAAAATAGGGGAAGTTGCATCAGAACTACAAACTTTATTAATTCCAATCACATTTGATGTTTCACCAGAACAAGCTATTTTATTAGACCAATACCATGATGAACTACAAGAAGTCGGGCTATTTATCGAGAAGTTCGGTTCGAATAGTTATGTCATTCGTGAACATCCAAATTGGTTTCCAGAAGGGCAAGAGGATACATTAATTGATGAAATGATTCAAGAACTATTAAAACGCGGAACAATTAATATAAAAAAACTGCGTGAAGAAAAAGCGATCATGATGAGCTGTAAAGCGTCAATAAAAGCAAATCAATATATAACAAACGATGAAATTTTTAATCTATTAGAATCGTTGAGAAAATCAAGCAATCCATTCACATGTCCTCACGGTCGACCAATCGTTATCCATTTTAGTTCATATGAGCTAGAGAAAATGTTTAAGCGTGTTATGTAA
- the cotE gene encoding outer spore coat protein CotE produces MSEREHREIITKAVVGRGKKYNKVTHTITPNHTPSSILGCWVINHVYDAKKCKDGVEVSGKYDINIWYSYGDNTKTEVVPESVKYTEVVKLRHRDENFTGEDCEVIARSLKHPNCLDAIISPNGNRFIVTVEKEVLVEVVGETKIVVLVAPHGVDDDDEFFDVDDEFEDLDPDFVLEGEEE; encoded by the coding sequence ATGTCTGAACGCGAACATAGAGAGATTATAACGAAGGCAGTCGTAGGAAGAGGCAAGAAATATAACAAAGTCACACATACAATCACACCAAATCATACTCCATCAAGTATTTTAGGCTGCTGGGTTATAAACCATGTATATGATGCAAAAAAATGTAAGGATGGAGTAGAAGTATCTGGTAAATATGATATTAATATTTGGTACTCCTATGGTGATAATACGAAAACAGAAGTAGTTCCTGAATCTGTTAAGTATACTGAAGTAGTAAAGTTAAGACACAGAGATGAAAACTTTACTGGCGAGGATTGTGAAGTGATTGCTAGATCATTAAAACATCCAAATTGTTTAGATGCAATCATTTCTCCAAATGGAAATCGATTTATTGTAACTGTAGAGAAAGAAGTATTAGTTGAAGTTGTAGGTGAAACGAAAATTGTCGTACTTGTTGCACCACATGGTGTAGACGACGATGACGAGTTCTTTGATGTAGATGATGAGTTTGAAGATTTAGATCCAGATTTTGTTTTAGAGGGCGAAGAAGAGTAA
- the mutS gene encoding DNA mismatch repair protein MutS codes for MATYTPMIEQYLNIKKNYQDAFLFFRLGDFYEMFFEDAIKASQVLEITLTGRAGGTDERIPMCGVPFHSAPGYIEQLVEKGYKVAICEQVEDPTVAKGVVRREVVQLITPGTQMEGRSIDEKQNHYISTLSEVTPSSYALAWIDLTTGEGNALLLSGSIEEAVLKIAATGTKEVVVKEDFSSKAIQTLEKSFSITVSFEENDRLSEEFTNVVKSIDQTSLKTTTARLLNYLSRTQKRTLSHLQEIVVIHQHDFLNMDMYSMRNLELVETQRSKNKQGSLNWLLDETKTAMGGRLLKKWIQRPLVSTEQIEHRLTIVELLMENYFIREDLKELLKDVYDLERLAGKVSFGNVNARDLLQLKRSLQTVPLIIHALKSISHETIDELINQIDPCEELQMLLENAIIEDAPLSIKEGNIIKDGFHKTLDEYRFVSKNGKNWLMELEQREREITGIKSLKIGYNRIFGYFIEVTRSNISQIPEGRYERKQTLANAERFITEELKEKETMILEAEEKMIGLEYELFISIREQVKQYLSRLQTLGQIISQIDVLQSFSVVSEKNGYVRPAFTEESEYIVKNGRHPVVEKVLLGSEYIPNDTNFDVNTHQFLITGPNMAGKSTYMKQVALISILAQIGCYVPAEYAKLPIFDQIFTRIGAADDLISGQSTFMVEMLEANYAITNATEKSLILFDEIGRGTSTYDGMALAQAMIEYIHDHIGAKTLFSTHYHELTVLANQLKFLKNIHVAAKEQDGKVLFLHKIFEGAADQSYGIHVAELANLPKDVISRAKELLNDLESNNHSYVKEENLNTEKEIVNIQVPKKEIVQTTDKEDAESQLSLFDDHQPVVKEVVKNHPVIDQLKGINILELNPMEAFNLLYELQKQVKK; via the coding sequence ATGGCAACTTATACGCCAATGATTGAGCAATATTTAAATATAAAAAAGAATTACCAAGATGCATTTTTGTTTTTTAGACTTGGTGATTTTTATGAAATGTTTTTTGAGGATGCAATTAAGGCATCTCAAGTTTTAGAAATTACTTTAACCGGCCGAGCAGGAGGAACCGATGAAAGAATTCCGATGTGTGGGGTACCATTCCATTCTGCTCCTGGATATATAGAACAATTAGTTGAAAAAGGATATAAAGTAGCTATTTGTGAACAAGTCGAAGATCCAACCGTCGCAAAAGGAGTAGTTCGAAGAGAGGTTGTTCAGCTGATCACTCCTGGGACGCAAATGGAGGGTAGATCGATTGATGAAAAGCAAAATCATTATATCTCAACATTATCTGAAGTAACACCGAGTTCATATGCTTTGGCTTGGATTGATTTGACGACTGGTGAGGGCAATGCTTTATTACTTAGTGGGTCAATTGAAGAAGCGGTTTTAAAAATTGCAGCAACTGGTACAAAAGAAGTAGTTGTAAAAGAAGATTTTTCATCTAAAGCGATTCAAACACTAGAAAAAAGCTTTTCTATTACCGTTTCATTTGAGGAGAATGATCGTTTATCTGAGGAGTTTACAAATGTTGTAAAATCAATTGATCAAACTAGTTTAAAAACTACTACCGCAAGATTATTAAATTATTTATCGAGAACACAAAAACGAACACTTTCTCATCTTCAAGAAATAGTCGTTATTCATCAACATGATTTTTTAAATATGGACATGTATTCGATGAGAAATCTTGAATTAGTTGAAACACAACGTTCAAAAAACAAGCAAGGTTCTTTAAATTGGTTATTAGATGAAACAAAAACAGCGATGGGTGGACGATTACTAAAAAAATGGATTCAACGTCCCCTAGTCAGTACGGAACAAATCGAGCATCGTTTAACGATTGTGGAATTGTTAATGGAAAACTATTTTATACGTGAAGATCTAAAGGAATTATTAAAGGATGTTTATGATTTAGAGCGTTTAGCTGGAAAAGTCTCATTTGGTAATGTAAATGCAAGAGATTTATTGCAATTAAAACGATCACTTCAAACAGTACCTTTAATTATTCATGCTTTAAAATCCATTAGTCATGAAACGATAGATGAACTAATTAATCAAATCGATCCATGTGAAGAGCTTCAAATGCTTTTAGAGAATGCAATTATTGAAGATGCGCCTTTATCAATTAAAGAAGGAAACATTATTAAAGATGGCTTTCATAAAACATTAGATGAATATCGTTTCGTAAGTAAGAACGGTAAAAATTGGCTAATGGAATTAGAACAAAGAGAAAGAGAAATTACGGGGATTAAGTCTTTAAAAATTGGATACAATCGAATTTTCGGCTACTTTATCGAGGTAACTAGATCAAATATCAGTCAAATACCAGAAGGTCGTTACGAACGTAAACAAACGTTAGCGAATGCAGAACGTTTTATTACTGAAGAGCTAAAAGAAAAAGAAACAATGATTCTTGAAGCTGAAGAAAAAATGATTGGATTGGAATATGAGTTATTTATTTCAATTCGAGAACAAGTAAAACAATATTTATCTAGACTTCAAACATTAGGACAAATAATTAGTCAAATTGACGTTTTACAAAGTTTTTCTGTAGTTAGTGAAAAAAATGGATATGTAAGACCAGCATTCACTGAGGAAAGTGAATATATTGTGAAGAATGGCAGACATCCAGTAGTTGAAAAAGTACTTCTAGGTTCAGAGTATATTCCTAATGATACGAATTTCGATGTTAATACTCATCAATTTTTAATTACAGGACCTAATATGGCTGGTAAAAGTACGTATATGAAACAAGTTGCATTAATAAGTATATTGGCTCAAATTGGTTGCTATGTACCTGCTGAATATGCGAAATTACCTATTTTTGATCAAATATTTACGAGAATTGGTGCTGCTGATGATTTAATTTCTGGGCAGAGTACATTTATGGTCGAAATGTTAGAAGCTAATTATGCAATCACGAATGCAACAGAAAAAAGTTTAATCTTATTTGATGAAATTGGTAGAGGTACATCAACATATGATGGAATGGCTTTAGCACAAGCGATGATTGAATATATACATGATCATATCGGAGCAAAAACGCTTTTTTCTACTCACTATCATGAATTGACGGTATTAGCGAATCAACTTAAGTTCTTAAAAAATATTCACGTAGCAGCAAAAGAGCAAGATGGAAAAGTATTATTCCTTCATAAAATCTTTGAAGGTGCAGCGGATCAAAGCTACGGTATCCACGTTGCTGAATTAGCAAATCTTCCAAAAGATGTAATCAGTAGAGCAAAAGAATTATTAAATGATTTAGAATCAAATAATCATTCCTATGTTAAAGAGGAAAATCTAAATACAGAAAAAGAGATTGTAAATATTCAAGTACCGAAAAAAGAAATTGTTCAAACAACTGACAAAGAGGATGCTGAATCTCAGTTAAGCTTATTTGACGATCATCAACCGGTGGTTAAAGAAGTTGTTAAAAACCATCCTGTTATTGATCAATTAAAAGGAATAAATATACTAGAATTAAATCCTATGGAAGCATTTAATTTATTATATGAACTTCAAAAGCAAGTTAAAAAATAA
- a CDS encoding RicAFT regulatory complex protein RicA family protein, with product MGKYTKTDIVERAKELAVMISETEEVDFFKRAEAQINESETVRAYIEEIKSLQKQAVNLEHWGKKEALKKVEQELDELNEKLETIPVVQEFQSSQVEVNDLLQLIAHTISNGVTDEIIKSTGGNLLSGETGSKVAHGPDSCKTDSCSH from the coding sequence ATGGGAAAATATACAAAAACTGATATCGTTGAACGTGCAAAAGAATTAGCAGTAATGATTTCTGAAACTGAAGAAGTAGACTTTTTTAAACGTGCTGAAGCGCAAATTAACGAGAGTGAAACTGTTAGAGCTTATATTGAAGAAATTAAGTCATTACAAAAACAAGCAGTTAATTTAGAGCACTGGGGTAAAAAAGAAGCACTTAAAAAAGTTGAACAAGAGCTTGATGAATTAAACGAAAAACTTGAAACAATTCCAGTTGTACAAGAATTCCAATCTTCTCAAGTAGAGGTTAATGATTTACTTCAATTAATCGCTCACACGATCTCAAATGGTGTGACAGACGAAATCATTAAGTCAACAGGTGGGAACTTATTAAGTGGTGAGACAGGTTCAAAAGTAGCACATGGACCGGATTCATGCAAAACAGATAGCTGCAGCCATTAA
- a CDS encoding helix-turn-helix transcriptional regulator, with protein sequence MKKVERINIIMRYINNRAKFTISEVMQEFNISRSTALRDIKEIEAMGMPLVAEVGRDGGYFVLNNSVLPTVRFTDNEIKALFIAFMATRNKQLPYLKSRQSLTEKLLGLITENQQDELVHLNQILLFEGTNPKNPDLLDLSDLPHPMLEKLIQVLLMDTCLLITIKEEFEPISYPIYLLHLYHDKGFWLIEGFDLLDEKKKIFPVDNLIDVKPHHSKKRLSKKRILEKLSKQEEEINLKVELGPVAIAQFKKYHPLKVSISYTNPYQSTAILRTYLNVKNIGELTEFTNWLLYLGEDIKIRKIPEEVLENLQKRINLFCP encoded by the coding sequence ATGAAAAAAGTTGAACGTATTAATATCATCATGCGATATATTAACAATCGTGCCAAGTTTACAATTTCTGAAGTCATGCAAGAATTTAACATCTCCCGTTCAACTGCTTTAAGAGATATTAAAGAAATTGAAGCGATGGGGATGCCTCTTGTCGCTGAAGTTGGAAGAGATGGGGGTTATTTTGTTTTGAACAACTCTGTCCTCCCAACAGTTCGCTTTACAGATAATGAAATAAAAGCGCTATTTATTGCATTTATGGCCACAAGAAATAAACAACTTCCTTATCTAAAAAGTCGTCAATCTTTAACAGAAAAATTACTTGGTCTTATCACTGAAAATCAACAAGATGAACTTGTTCATTTAAATCAGATATTGCTTTTTGAAGGGACTAATCCAAAAAATCCCGACTTACTTGATTTATCAGACTTACCTCATCCAATGTTAGAAAAACTAATCCAAGTCCTTTTAATGGATACTTGTTTATTGATTACGATCAAAGAAGAGTTTGAACCCATTTCTTACCCGATTTATCTTTTGCACCTATATCATGACAAAGGCTTTTGGCTAATTGAAGGTTTTGACTTGTTGGATGAAAAGAAAAAGATTTTCCCTGTTGATAATCTTATTGATGTCAAACCACACCATTCAAAAAAAAGATTAAGTAAAAAAAGAATTCTAGAAAAATTAAGCAAGCAAGAAGAAGAAATTAATCTTAAAGTTGAACTTGGTCCGGTCGCGATTGCTCAGTTCAAAAAGTACCATCCTTTAAAAGTCTCAATTTCCTATACAAATCCTTACCAATCCACAGCTATTCTAAGAACTTATTTAAATGTTAAAAATATTGGAGAATTAACCGAGTTTACAAATTGGCTTCTATATTTAGGTGAAGATATCAAGATAAGGAAAATTCCAGAAGAAGTCTTAGAAAATTTACAAAAAAGAATAAATTTATTCTGCCCCTAA
- a CDS encoding GNAT family N-acetyltransferase → MMNIKIRRPRIEDMKELNQFFKIVITDTFAKEGISNQVESMYEEIKTKRIFLENDFESNGEERFFLIALENEKIIGSIEYGPASDLILNCTNHVLKGLPEVGTVFVHPEYQKNGIGNLLLKSMYVTLQNRGIEEFCLDSGYCNAQKIWKKKFGEPDYLLKDYWEKGYDHMIWKIKVSDILI, encoded by the coding sequence ATGATGAATATTAAAATAAGAAGACCAAGAATAGAGGACATGAAAGAGTTAAATCAATTTTTTAAAATAGTGATTACCGATACTTTTGCAAAAGAAGGTATTAGTAATCAGGTGGAAAGTATGTATGAAGAAATCAAAACAAAAAGAATATTTTTAGAAAATGATTTTGAAAGTAATGGTGAAGAACGATTTTTTTTGATTGCTCTTGAAAACGAAAAAATTATTGGTTCGATTGAATATGGTCCAGCTAGTGATCTTATTTTAAATTGTACAAACCATGTATTAAAAGGGCTACCTGAGGTTGGTACAGTATTTGTACATCCGGAGTATCAAAAAAATGGAATAGGAAATTTATTATTAAAGAGTATGTACGTTACTTTGCAGAATAGAGGGATCGAAGAATTTTGTTTAGATAGTGGCTATTGTAATGCCCAAAAAATCTGGAAAAAGAAATTTGGGGAACCTGATTATTTATTAAAGGACTATTGGGAAAAAGGATATGATCATATGATTTGGAAAATTAAAGTCAGCGATATATTAATATAG
- a CDS encoding VOC family protein gives MINKIGKVTVYVEDQEQAKDFWINKMGFVLKLEMPMGPDAKWIEVGPSENEFTTLVLYSKTSMQQFKPEKIAHPSVLFSTTDIEAAYEKMKQNGVKVDDLMKMPFGSMFNFYDQDGNDYLLREDK, from the coding sequence ATGATTAATAAAATCGGTAAAGTTACTGTTTATGTGGAAGATCAAGAGCAAGCAAAAGATTTTTGGATAAATAAAATGGGGTTTGTTCTAAAATTAGAAATGCCAATGGGGCCAGATGCTAAATGGATTGAAGTAGGTCCAAGCGAAAATGAATTTACTACTTTAGTTCTTTACTCAAAAACTTCGATGCAACAATTTAAACCAGAAAAAATAGCTCATCCATCTGTACTTTTTAGTACAACGGATATTGAAGCTGCTTATGAAAAAATGAAACAAAATGGCGTAAAAGTTGATGACCTGATGAAAATGCCATTCGGTTCAATGTTTAATTTCTACGATCAAGATGGTAATGATTATTTATTAAGAGAAGACAAATAA
- the miaB gene encoding tRNA (N6-isopentenyl adenosine(37)-C2)-methylthiotransferase MiaB gives MNEQQRLQGTNINNSKDRNDKDYSKYFEKVYQAPSLADAKRRGKEEVTYDRGFEIPEEMRNSGVGKKFLIRTYGCQMNEHDTEVMAGILTTMGYEVATSVEDADIILLNTCAIRENAENKVFGEIGHLKPLKLQRPDLLIGICGCMSQEEAVVNRILQKHSFIDMVFGTHNIHRLPFIIQEAMFSKEMVIEVWSKEGDVIENLPKVRRGEIKAWVNIMYGCDKFCTYCIVPYTRGKERSRQPEDIINEVRELARLGYKEVTLLGQNVNAYGKDLDDGKYGLGHLMDEIRKIGIPRVRFTTSHPRDFDDHLIEVLAKGGNLMPHIHLPVQSGSSEVLKLMSRKYDREQYLELVRKLKTAMPQISFTTDIIVGFPNETDEQFEETMTLYEEVGFDLAFTFIYSPREGTPAAKMVDNVPESVKKERLQRLNNLVNEKSAEFNKRFEGQILDVLVEGESKKNPDVLAGYTPYNKLVNFRGPKSIVGQIVKVKVTKAKTWSLDGELVEETVEVL, from the coding sequence ATGAATGAACAACAACGCCTTCAAGGCACTAATATAAATAATTCAAAAGATAGAAACGATAAAGATTATAGTAAATATTTTGAAAAAGTTTACCAAGCTCCATCTTTAGCTGATGCAAAGCGTCGTGGTAAAGAAGAAGTTACTTATGATCGTGGTTTCGAAATTCCTGAAGAAATGAGAAATTCAGGTGTCGGTAAGAAATTCTTAATCCGTACTTATGGTTGCCAAATGAATGAACATGACACAGAAGTTATGGCAGGTATTTTAACAACGATGGGTTATGAAGTAGCTACATCAGTTGAAGATGCAGATATTATTCTATTAAACACATGTGCAATTCGAGAAAATGCTGAAAATAAAGTGTTTGGTGAAATTGGTCACTTAAAACCATTAAAACTTCAAAGACCAGATTTATTAATTGGTATTTGTGGTTGTATGTCTCAAGAAGAAGCAGTTGTTAATCGAATCTTACAAAAACATTCATTTATAGATATGGTATTTGGTACACATAATATTCATAGATTACCATTTATTATTCAAGAAGCGATGTTTAGTAAAGAAATGGTTATTGAAGTATGGTCAAAAGAAGGGGATGTAATCGAGAACCTTCCAAAAGTACGTCGTGGAGAAATTAAAGCTTGGGTTAATATTATGTATGGATGTGATAAATTCTGTACGTACTGTATTGTTCCTTATACACGTGGTAAAGAACGTAGTCGTCAACCAGAGGATATCATCAATGAAGTACGTGAATTAGCTAGACTGGGCTATAAAGAAGTTACTTTATTAGGTCAAAATGTTAATGCTTATGGTAAAGACTTAGATGATGGTAAATATGGATTAGGTCATTTAATGGATGAAATCCGTAAAATTGGCATCCCACGTGTTCGTTTTACAACAAGTCATCCACGTGATTTTGATGATCATTTAATAGAAGTATTAGCAAAAGGTGGCAACTTAATGCCACATATTCATTTACCAGTTCAATCTGGTAGCTCTGAAGTTCTAAAACTAATGTCACGTAAATACGATCGTGAACAATACTTAGAACTTGTAAGAAAATTAAAAACTGCAATGCCACAAATTTCATTTACAACAGATATCATTGTTGGATTCCCAAATGAAACGGATGAGCAATTCGAAGAAACGATGACATTATATGAAGAAGTTGGTTTTGATTTAGCATTTACATTCATTTATTCACCACGTGAAGGTACACCGGCCGCAAAAATGGTAGATAATGTACCAGAGAGTGTGAAAAAGGAAAGATTACAACGACTTAACAATCTTGTAAATGAAAAATCTGCTGAATTTAATAAACGTTTTGAAGGTCAAATACTTGATGTATTAGTAGAAGGAGAAAGCAAGAAAAATCCTGATGTCCTTGCTGGGTATACTCCTTACAATAAACTTGTAAACTTTAGAGGTCCTAAATCAATTGTTGGTCAAATTGTAAAAGTAAAAGTTACAAAAGCTAAAACATGGTCATTAGATGGAGAATTAGTAGAAGAAACAGTAGAGGTGCTATAA
- a CDS encoding O-methyltransferase, which produces MPNNVIWNDVDEYFIEKLIPNDPILENVLLANNQAGLPGIDVSPTQGKLLYLLAKIKCAKNILEIGTLGGYSSIWLARALPEDGKLTTLEISHEHAKVAKQNIIEAKLQEKVDIIIGKALDTLPTLKESKPLFDFIFIDADKPNNPHYLKWALKLASPGALIIVDNVVRNGEVIYETSQDESVKGVHELMELITTDSRIDTTAIQTVGLKGYDGFVIGVVK; this is translated from the coding sequence TTGCCTAATAACGTAATTTGGAACGATGTTGATGAATATTTTATAGAAAAACTAATTCCCAATGATCCGATCTTAGAAAATGTATTACTTGCAAATAATCAAGCGGGCCTACCTGGTATAGATGTGTCTCCTACTCAAGGTAAATTACTTTATCTATTAGCAAAAATTAAATGCGCTAAAAACATTTTAGAAATTGGTACTTTAGGTGGATATAGTAGTATTTGGTTAGCACGTGCACTTCCTGAAGATGGCAAATTAACAACCTTAGAAATTAGCCATGAGCATGCAAAAGTTGCCAAACAAAATATCATAGAAGCAAAATTGCAAGAAAAAGTTGATATTATTATTGGAAAAGCGTTAGATACTTTACCAACTCTAAAAGAATCAAAGCCTTTATTCGATTTTATATTTATCGATGCCGATAAACCAAATAATCCTCACTATTTAAAATGGGCATTAAAATTAGCAAGTCCTGGCGCATTAATTATTGTAGATAATGTTGTTCGAAACGGAGAGGTAATTTATGAAACGAGTCAAGATGAAAGTGTAAAAGGTGTTCATGAGCTTATGGAGCTAATCACTACAGACTCTCGAATTGACACTACCGCTATTCAGACTGTTGGATTAAAAGGATATGATGGTTTTGTGATTGGTGTTGTTAAGTAA
- a CDS encoding GyrI-like domain-containing protein codes for MTNYKLEEKDSFRVLGIGIELKSDYTDYVGINKEKENFWVAIKEDGRLNALKAIATNDYIFSVNEAVNNKMMHYAGVMTEATVPEESRDIQFPKGEYLVVEGEGNTADELCNTLTGIAFGQVLPEVKDFAYVGGPNAAVIMGNRNGLVFGEMWIPVVKK; via the coding sequence ATGACAAATTATAAATTAGAAGAAAAAGACAGTTTTAGAGTTTTAGGTATTGGAATTGAACTTAAAAGCGATTATACAGATTATGTAGGGATCAACAAAGAAAAGGAAAACTTTTGGGTGGCTATTAAAGAAGATGGTAGATTGAACGCTTTAAAAGCCATAGCTACAAATGACTATATTTTTTCTGTGAATGAAGCTGTGAACAATAAGATGATGCATTATGCTGGAGTCATGACAGAGGCAACAGTACCTGAAGAGTCTAGAGATATCCAATTCCCTAAAGGAGAATATCTAGTTGTAGAAGGAGAAGGGAATACAGCTGATGAGTTGTGTAATACCCTAACTGGCATCGCCTTTGGTCAAGTGTTACCAGAAGTAAAGGATTTTGCCTATGTTGGTGGGCCAAACGCAGCGGTTATTATGGGAAATCGAAACGGCTTAGTCTTTGGAGAAATGTGGATTCCTGTTGTGAAGAAATAA